The Penaeus chinensis breed Huanghai No. 1 chromosome 16, ASM1920278v2, whole genome shotgun sequence sequence TTGCCTTGTACCTCATTCATAAAGCTTTCAGGAAAAGGTTCTTCTTTTAGTGttaatattacatattattttgGTTAGTATTTTGAAATCTTAATTCTTAGGCACATGGTTACGTTGATATGGGAcacacatctttatttattttttcaagctGGTGTGATTAATATCTCGAGTTTGGTTTCATTTGGCAAATTAATAACTGaagtaaaaaatattcatattttttctttagtgCATCATATTGTTGGAATGGGAGTTTGCGAACAAAAATGACTTGTTTATTATCTAAAAGTTGtacctatgatttttttttttttttatatacttgtcTGCATTTTCAAAAAGAGAATTGTcaatatttttcaaaatataCATGTTTCTTGACACCAAAATTGATATATTTCTACTCTACAAAATGTAACATAAATGAAGAATCATACTAGTATTTACAAagttataaacaaaaatagatatggTAGTTTAGATATTTACATCAAATGATTAGACATAGTATCCTTCTACAGACTTGAATTGCTATCGCCATAGCTTGAGGGCTTATGTACATCAGAGTTGACAGATGTTGATTCAAAGGAATTCTATGAGCAAATGATTTAGATGTaatttttctgtaaaaaaaaaaaaaaaaaaaaaaagttattttaggTGTCTCCCCTGTCTGAGTGATGGGCACTATTACCCTGTATgcatattttaagaaaaaaaaatatgggtaaGCTCCTTCCCAGGTAACTTCTGTGGAGTTAGCTGTTTTCAGTCATTGTTTCAGGAAAGATGGTGTCAAACCTGACTCATAATGCCAGCTGTCATTTACAACTGTCATTTGCTCCAAGCTGCTTGGCATTTGTTCCAATACTATGTTGAGGGGAGCCCTGTAGAATGAGCAACACTTACAAAACTTAAATGATACAAAAAAGTGTGGGGTGTACTGGTTCTGGGGAAAGCCTGCCCTGCGAGATATTAAATAATATAGGCACAAGGATCCATCTCCATGTCACAATTTTTTCCAACAATTTAAATTGGTGTGACTGGGCTGACCAAGGGTAAGGTTGATGGGGGTTCTACTCCCAAACACCCCAAGACAAACATTTTCTTCACCTTGTTATGCACGGCAAGAGAGAGCTGAGTGCATGTTGGCTGTGAGCAGTGCCTTgggatctttttcctttatttgtgccATTACTGTTCATATCTGCAGATGATTTTATGCACCAACTGTAACTTTTACACAAGTATCATCTTTAATTTGTCCTACCTAAGTGcatccataccataaagattaaccgATAAAATTAATGACAGTGACAGGAAATAGTTAAGTAAAAGCTTACAACAGGACCACACCTGTCAGGCACTGTAGGTAACACTAATGAATGCACAAATGTACCCCACGCTGAATGTACAAACTACCTCAAAGATCTCTGTATGAACCAAAATCTTTCCTATTCCCCTACTGAACACTATTTCTGTAGCAGTTACCAACatttcaggaaaggaaaaaaataggtaaagGCAGCTCGATGTAGTAATTGACTAGGTGACTGAATACTTGTTGGATCCATGTATTTGTAAAGAttgagagtaagaaagggagggaaccaaaatgaatgaaaaactaAACCAAATTAAACAGAAGTAGATAGTGCATAAGTGTGTGCCTTTGGCATCACTGGGTTACAGCCATACCAAGCCATGTACTGGGCATTGTGCATAGTCAGCTGCTTTCATGAGGTACTTGAAGCAAAGGAAATATTACTCTACTTTGTATACTTTCGGTTATAGCTACCTGTATATTCACAGCCAACTAAGCAAACTATACTATACCTCAGTGTATGAGCAAGCTTGGCTTGGATGTTCATGCAATACGGAGTCAGTTAAGTCATGCCATGACATAGACATACATGCCACAAGATGGCATGGGTCAATAGCTCTTTTCTAAAATGCTCCTCTGCTCTTCAGTCCTAGAATCAGTGCTATATTCATGTGATGCATATTAgaaattgatttttattttatctggTTACCAGAGATAAGCAGAAATATAATTAGTACAAGATTTGTAAAAAGCAAATGGAACTAACATTTTGgtttatatgtacatctattGTTGTATGCCTATTGttctgtatgaatatacatgatggTGAGTTTTCTACATTTAAGTAATTCATTTTGCTGAATTGTCCCCTtaattatatttcataaatattataGTAAGTGGTTTAGCTTTCACTACAAACCTACATCCACAAATGTAAGAATGTACAGCTGATAATTTTCAGTTATGTAGCTGTAATTCTGACCTTGGCTTGCAGTTCCCAGTGTGATATAGCTACCTGCTATTAAAGTACATATTTTAAGAAAGCAACTGGCTATAATGAGTTTAGTACCACTGTAATGGCTTATCTGATAAATGTGTTGTTTTATTGATCACCCTAAAAATTAACCACTGATCTTATTCTGTTGCAATCATTTCAGAAATCCCCCACAATGGCTTTGGAACTGGCACAGGAAAACATCTGGTTTGACAAGTGGCGTGTAGATGATGCAGAACGCGAGTTCTATGAGAACAAGTCCATGGTGAGTGGGATAGGTTGAAATTTTACTGGTGTTGGTAGAAAAGTTTCTCATGGGGCTATAAGtattacatttttctttgaaTTGCAGATGTTCTTTGAATAGAGCAAATCTAAAATAGCACCTTCACCTGTTGAGTAGAAAGGTTTGCCAAAAAGGGATATGACAAAATGAAGTTGGTTTGTAAACATGATAGAaggaattattttcatattacagATTTCCATATACTTTTCAGACAAATATATTTAACATAAGTGACTTTATGCAAATGCACCAGATATAGATAAAAACTACTGTGATGATACACTGGCAGATGTATAATCACTCCAGAAATGCTACTTGGGAGTGCATATAATCTATATCATTGATGTAGCTGCTCAAAAAGTACTGTATTGACAAATTACAGGACAGCAGATAAAACTTAAAAAGTATGCCCCTTTTGTTTGTATGTAGCCAGCTATTGGACGCAGTTGCCAAAGGCCGCCCTGTATAGGGAGACCTGTAGGGTCTAACTGTAAGGTAAGCAGTTTGATCTtctgtatataatttttatttatttagttgtccGGTGATATAGTTGCTTTGAACAGTTTAGATATATTACCAAGAACAGTATTCTTACTGATTTCTAGTAGGTTTAGTCTTCAGAGTTATATTTGGTATGTCTCGTGAAATGTGATGGTAGTTGTGTACaagattttgtattttgtttgagaGCTTGAGCATAGCAGATACTCGTGCTTATTTATTCCAGGTGAAATCAAAAACATGGTTCTGTCCCTTTCATTGAAGTAATCAGTCTGCTCTCTATTTGTTATATATCCCCAGTTTTTAGTGTAATATAATCTGTAAAATTGTAATCATTTGCAAATGAAAATATCTTAATTACTAAGGTAAAAAAGGAAATGTGTAATGTTTTCCAAATGCCCCTAGTGTTATTCTAGCCTGTCAGTCAAATTATTTCTTGGATCTGTGTATGACTGTTCATAATTCTGAAATCTTGAGCTCTTGATactgtaaatataattttaatgtttttttttttttttttatacatttgagGCTAAATCAAGGCATAAGGATAAGTAAGACAATGTTGTATGAAAAATGTTTGTGTGATTTTTATAGACATTTTGCACTAATTGGCGTTATTTTGATGTcactattttaaaaaatattctagATACTGATTTAATGTTGAATGCAATTTTTTCATCTGAATATGCTTTGAGTATTTCACTGCACATTTTCTTAACTTGTCTTCAAAAGAtagttttattaatttttgttaaaCAGTATACCCACTACCATTTAAATTGCATTTACCCTATTTAGCCAAACGACAGTCAAGAGCAGGTGTGTGAAAGTATCAAGATGCAAGAATCGCCCTCTGCTCACGCCTCTCAAGTTTCTGAAAGGTCTGAAAAGTCGGAAAACTTGAAGAGCAGCCAAATAGAGCCGCAAGAGGAGGTAGTAGGGGGTGCTTGAATAGGCTGTTAGACTGTGtgcttcctatttatttatttattttcactaatgGTGATtaccttaaccccttcccgacgggtcacgtctctggatGTCATAATAAACTgcttgaaatgtggcgtgtggtTGTACGCCAAAGTGCTccaaggcggtgattcggcttgatggaccgaactcccgcactcaaagtcggcgcgcTGCCATTGACCGCCAGCGTgtagttttgttttagttttctacacccgtcaccaaggggttaaaaaaaaaaaaaaaaaaaaaaaaatgcagaagttGTCTGAATTAGGTGGTTTGGTGTGTTTAGACTAAGAAAAGGTAATAGATGACCTGTACCTGTTTTGGAGTAATAAAGTTTTTGATGTGTATTTGCACGTGTTCCTTTggcatattatgattatcatgtgaAATGAGTTTTGTATATACTGTAACAATTGATTTGTTATATATACCTTTTTACTAGAAAGATTTCTTTTAGAATTTACCCCCAAATAATTGATTTTCTTACAGGGCTCAAACTTGTATGCAatgtgtatattatgttatatatttaatattttatattttatattttatatatatatatattatatattatatattatatattatatattatatattatatattatatattatatattatatattatatattatatatatgaatatataaatatatccacatgACAATTCATGcttgagtgtgttagtgtgcatTATAAGTACTAAGTGTTTGAGGTTCCATATAATCCTATGACTTCAAGATTTAAGCCATGTTTTTGAATATGAATGACATTGCAAGTATTCTTCTCCAGTATGGATACAGAAACTAACCAACTAACTTGTTATAGAATTATGCAGATCTGTCCTCTTTTATTAACTTTGGGCTGGTAATGACCCAGATTTTTTTTGCAAAGGAATTATTTTGATGAATAGGTGTTTGGCTATGTTTAGCTTACTAATTATGGTATCCTCAAGTCTTGAGTAAATCTTTTGTTGTATACTTTATACTTGAAATTTGTTATAGGAGTTGAAATGTATTTGTTGGGAGGTAGTGGATCCTTCTGCATAAATAGTACTGGTTTGAACTTTGGTCACAAAACAATGTCATAGAAGTGATTGTTATATAAAGGTCTTGTTTATTATAGGTATCTATCCCACCTTTTTAGACAGTGACAGTGGCATTATGACATCAGTTATAAAGACTGTTCTGATGCTAGGTCTGATGTTGCTAGGCAGTTTAGTGGTTTTTAAAGTGTTTTATAAATTGAATGATGCAGTAGTGCAGGACACGTAAGATCCCCAAAATTCATAAATTTGATGAATGCACATTTCTCAACatggctttttttttctaatggtttCCTCTGTATCCCAGGGAAGTTCAGCCCTAGGAACCCTGGCCAGTCAGATTGCCAAGGCACGACAGGAAATACAGAATTCCTTAGCCTCTGTGAGTAGGCCTTTGTACATTTGTTTCACATTTGTTACTTAAGTAGGTTCATTGTTGCTTATTTGCTGGCTAAGTGTGGCCttggcaataataaaaaaggtagtttttttaaaaaattctgaAAGTACTTGTAGGTCATACAGTAGGGTTTTGAACACTAGCAACTCCTTGTCACAATTTGTGTAATTAATCAGCTTCTGATGCATGATTAGTTCCCTCAGAAAGCTAACATGTGCATGGTAGTCAGAaattaagtatacatatgtatttgtatgtggcaTGATTTATCAAGAGTAACTTAATACATGTTCATTTTTACATGCAACCCTCTGTGATGTATAGACAAGGAATTGTTAATCTGTTAAGCATATCCCATTGGatatcttctttttttgcatCAAGCAATTCCATTTTCCAAGATTTGTGGGTCACAAAATAGAATGTTCAAGTAGACTTCGAATGATTACAAGATTGTCTTGAATGCATGAAAACACAGAACACACATCCAGGCACACATCCAGTTACCAGATAATGAAGCAGTTGTGTGGTTATAATGCTTGTATGGTAGGAAAATATTTATGATGTATGAGTATGCACAGTATGCCATTGCTTATTATTTGTCCACCTGAATGAAGTCTCTCTCAAGCTTTCTATGCACTTCCTTGCACTTTATTTATCACACTTCTGCTGTTTGattaatatgcatatgtttacatgtCTAGTTGTCtttgtgctaatatatatatatatatatatatatatatatatatatatatatatatatatatatatatatatacacatatatacacatgctcatatagatatttatattagaGTAACTGACAGTGTAAATATGTTCAACTTGGAAGAAACTGGAATTGATGTTTTGCTTGAAGCTCTGATTGCATTCAGACACTGCAGTCATTTAGGGTTTTATTGGAATGTGTGCATGGCATTTTCTGCTGTATGATGGTATGTTATGAGAAATTTCTAGTTAATGCATCCTAGCAAAGCAAGTTCTGTTGATTGTTGTAATATTTCTCAAATGTTAAGTGGTTGATTGCTTAAAGTTGATAGTCGGCTGGAATATGATTAATTTCCCATCGATATATTTTGTAGCCTTCAGAATGTGACCttttttaacccattggatctgggtgcTTCGCGACTTGCGTGTGACTCGAAAcccgggcattaggcttactttgCTTATTCTCTCAGGTGTGTGGCTTTTAGGCCCAGTACACAATGGACACTCTTATATTGTCAGTACTCCTTGCCTCACTGTTGCAATATCATCTcattttctgcataagcattttttgcttttttgccatGTTCCGGtctgtcatttgatatgctgaaccaagatggtaatagacttttcCTTTAATAGGCAATTGTACAAATATCATCTCTAGGTTGTCTATAGTTCTGTgggatagcaataacaataagtaaaaaaaaatttcgagtaatttaaaaatatttttgtaatatccAATTATCTGTAATACACCCTGGGCTGCCAGTCAGGATGGAAATCATACAAAAGCCCCCTCCTAAAGGCCCACTGAATCTGATCACCCTCAACTTGTGGACTTGTGGCGAGTCAATCTTGGCATCTCTGCCCTCGGCCAaactttttcatgatgtgatggttaggtcacctggatccaaggggttgATAAATGTTTTGTCATTATGTAGATAACCTGGAAGACATTGTCAGTGGTTGTTTGATTAAGTGAATTTACTCTACTATCATAAGTTATTCTTAAATGAAATCCTCTAATTTCATATCTTCAATAATCCTGTATCCAatgtaatatacaaaaaaaaatatatatatataaatatattatatataatatatataaatatattatatataatatatatcaatatattatatataatatatatcaatatattatatataatatatataaatatattatatataatatatatcaatatattatatataatatatatcaatatattatatataatatatatatcaatatattatatataatatatatagatatattatatataatatatatagatatattatatataatatatataaatatattatatataatatatatatataaatatattatatataacatatatataaatatattatatataatatatatataaatatattatatataatatatatataaatatattatatataatatatatataaatatattatatataatatatatataaatatattatatataatgtatatataaatatattatatataatatatatataaatatattatatataatatatataaatatattataatatatatataaatatattataatatatatataaatatattataatatatatataaatatattataatatatatatatataaatatattataatatatatatcaatatattataatatatatatcaatatattataatatatatatcaatatattataatatatatatcaatatattataatatatatatcaatatgttataatatatatatatatatatatatatatatatatatatataaatatattataatatataaataaatatataaatatatatatataaataaatatataaatatattttataatatatatatataaatatatataaatataatataaagtgCAAGACAGTATTGCACTAACTTCTTACTGTAATGTGATATAGTTATCAGTAATATTGGATGCTTTTATAAAGATTGGACACTGAATTCTGCCCTCTATGTAAACTGTGTTTTGCTTCAACTCTCTGCCATGTTTGCAGGGAAGTCGTGGGGGATCCAGTTCAGGGGTGAATCCAGACATCCTCAACAGGATCACCAAGCTGGAGGGAGAGAATTGCAACCTGAAGAAGAGTAAGTAATTTTCCTGAAAGTTGCATTCACAGGTGCTTTGTAACAGGCTTTCGGGGTTTGTCAATTACTGTTTGACATTTTTAAAGCTCCCAACCACCTTTCCCCACTATCGGCTTTCCCCATGTGTCTTACAGGCGTATTATTACAAATTTTAGAATTGAAGGTGATGAAGGGAACTGTCCTAACCAACCCTTGTATTGCTCCAGTCACTTGATCATAAAAAGACAAGTTTTAGATAACTATTAGAGTTTTGATATGATAGAGTATATATTGTGCTTGGTCTCGTATATCTTTTTAACCCTGCCCTCCCATTTGGGTTGGCCTGATCCccaaaaaagttagaaaaaaaatatttcttaaccATCTGCAGTAACATCCATGGGTTGTATTTTTCCCCTGAATTatccaaaaaaatattatttggtTAGAGCAACGCTCGGGAGGACGTAATAATTCCTGATTtttaaatttccatttttttactttttatttatgtatttattttgtttgtatgtttatattcttatttatttatgtatttattttgactGCCATTGTGAACTATATTTTCAGGTGATACATAATCCGTATTTTGCCTTTTCCCCCAAAAATTTAAAAAGTGGCCGTCGACTTTCCGATGCTCTCATGAATGTAACCAATCGATTTTGAGGCGCAGAAAAATTCCAACTGCTGGAAGGTACCACAGCTTATTTaaacataaaacagaaaacaggCCATGGGAAAATTGGACACTTACCAAAGTTTATCCCTGTTATGTTTTTGCTATATCtaataatgttatataaaaaagATCATTTAGTGTATTTTGCAATTAGATTATTACTAAATCAGTTATTTTCAATGTGGACCACTTTTTTTTAAGAGATCCATGCCTGAAATGTTTGAGGCATTATATCaaagaatatttataaaatatagttatgaataataaatatataaatatatataaatatattcatgaatatttatagatatattcatgaatatatataattatatacacaaatagaagaGTGAAAATGCCCAGACAGGAGATTTCTCAAGAATCTGGAAACGAGGAATCTACAATCCTGgctgatttattgataatgaaatatagtatTTGCTCATGTAGCTAATCCTAAACCTTCCCTAATAGTAAGAGTTGAGAGCAACTATAAATGCTACATTTATAACAGGACTAGACATTCCTATAGTCGTGTATACTTCTTTTTCCCAAAATAAGTCGATTGTGAATAAAGTATAGTTCACTGTTAttcctttatattatttttgtggaTGGTTATGAAGAAAGATTTTTTACTGCTGGCATTTTTTAAGAATTCTACTTAGTGTAGATGAATGAAATCACACTTAGATTTATTTCATTGCATTAtagaatattttcattttctaattaATTGCTTTATCTGCAGCTGTGTCAACCTTAGAGCAGACCATTATGGACCTCACCAAAAGGTTAGCAGCCTTGGAATGTGGCGGCAAGACCACTACAGCCCCAGCCAAGAGCAAGCCAGAGCCCATGGAgacggaggaggatgatgatgacgaagttgATCTCTTTGgctctgatgatgatgaggaggtaaTGTGCAGTATAGATTTGGGAATAGTCTTAACAATAATGAAGTTGATGACTTGTTATGGTTGTTCCATTGGCAATGAGCAATTGTTTTATGGTAAAGGCAGAAGAGAACAGGTGTGTGGTAATGTGCATGCACCTCTGTTCTGAGGTGCTTCTTTGGCTCATGGTAGCTTGGTCAGTATCCCCCCCGACACAATTTGCCCATAGAGCTGTTCTAAGTGTATTGTATTTTGAAGGGCTACACATGTGGTTCCGAGTTTTATTAGAGTTCATGTAGCT is a genomic window containing:
- the LOC125033523 gene encoding probable elongation factor 1-delta isoform X1, translated to MALELAQENIWFDKWRVDDAEREFYENKSMPNDSQEQVCESIKMQESPSAHASQVSERSEKSENLKSSQIEPQEEGSSALGTLASQIAKARQEIQNSLASGSRGGSSSGVNPDILNRITKLEGENCNLKKTVSTLEQTIMDLTKRLAALECGGKTTTAPAKSKPEPMETEEDDDDEVDLFGSDDDEEESAEAARIREERLKAYADKKSKKPGPIAKSSVLLDVKPWDDETDMKVMEAEVRKIEMDGLLWGAAQLKPLAFGILKLSILCTVEDEKVSIDDLSEKIQEIEDYVQSVDVAAFNKI
- the LOC125033523 gene encoding elongation factor 1-beta'-like isoform X2; its protein translation is MALELAQENIWFDKWRVDDAEREFYENKSMPNDSQEQVCESIKMQESPSAHASQVSERSEKSENLKSSQIEPQEEGSRGGSSSGVNPDILNRITKLEGENCNLKKTVSTLEQTIMDLTKRLAALECGGKTTTAPAKSKPEPMETEEDDDDEVDLFGSDDDEEESAEAARIREERLKAYADKKSKKPGPIAKSSVLLDVKPWDDETDMKVMEAEVRKIEMDGLLWGAAQLKPLAFGILKLSILCTVEDEKVSIDDLSEKIQEIEDYVQSVDVAAFNKI
- the LOC125033523 gene encoding probable elongation factor 1-delta isoform X3; amino-acid sequence: MALELAQENIWFDKWRVDDAEREFYENKSMGSSALGTLASQIAKARQEIQNSLASGSRGGSSSGVNPDILNRITKLEGENCNLKKTVSTLEQTIMDLTKRLAALECGGKTTTAPAKSKPEPMETEEDDDDEVDLFGSDDDEEESAEAARIREERLKAYADKKSKKPGPIAKSSVLLDVKPWDDETDMKVMEAEVRKIEMDGLLWGAAQLKPLAFGILKLSILCTVEDEKVSIDDLSEKIQEIEDYVQSVDVAAFNKI
- the LOC125033523 gene encoding elongation factor 1-delta-like isoform X4; translated protein: MALELAQENIWFDKWRVDDAEREFYENKSMGSRGGSSSGVNPDILNRITKLEGENCNLKKTVSTLEQTIMDLTKRLAALECGGKTTTAPAKSKPEPMETEEDDDDEVDLFGSDDDEEESAEAARIREERLKAYADKKSKKPGPIAKSSVLLDVKPWDDETDMKVMEAEVRKIEMDGLLWGAAQLKPLAFGILKLSILCTVEDEKVSIDDLSEKIQEIEDYVQSVDVAAFNKI